One window of Ralstonia pickettii DTP0602 genomic DNA carries:
- a CDS encoding MFS transporter, translated as MKPLSIDFGIRANLGQILQQLLQVLLVGMTIGMMRNVVPALAETEFGVQRGSFMLLVAFVVAFGFVKGAMNFVAGRLAEHIGRKRVLLIGWLVALPIPLLIYFAPSWNWIVLATTLLGVNQGLTWSMTQTAKLDITRADQRGLVIGLNEFSGYVGVAVAGVVTGYAASILGPREGLLWFGAAVIGLATLLAWLVVMETLPWAQAEVKRHTADTSAIVLHPRYPPGVSEQPSSSEMFVLMSWRDRRMAALCQAGLVEKFVDALVWALFPIYLHQQGVSLPGIGWIVGVYGFTWGGAQLFTGKFSDKVGRQRLNVGGMWVCGAGVALLPLGSGSVWWSTSAAVTGLGMAMLYPNLSAAVADIAHPSWRASAIGIYRFWRDLGYGIGALCLGAAAALGGRVESAFWFVAIAMGLSGLVLYHWGEETHPRLNPAG; from the coding sequence CCAGATTCTGCAGCAACTGCTGCAGGTGCTGCTCGTAGGCATGACCATTGGCATGATGCGCAACGTTGTACCGGCGCTCGCCGAGACCGAGTTCGGGGTGCAACGTGGGTCGTTCATGCTACTGGTGGCCTTCGTCGTGGCATTCGGCTTCGTCAAGGGTGCTATGAACTTCGTTGCGGGTCGCCTGGCGGAGCACATCGGCCGCAAACGAGTGCTGCTCATCGGATGGCTTGTAGCGCTACCGATTCCACTGCTTATCTACTTCGCGCCATCGTGGAACTGGATTGTCCTGGCAACTACCTTGCTCGGTGTGAATCAGGGCCTGACCTGGTCAATGACCCAGACGGCCAAGCTCGACATTACGCGAGCCGACCAGCGCGGCCTGGTTATCGGGCTGAACGAATTCTCTGGCTACGTGGGTGTCGCCGTGGCAGGAGTGGTCACGGGCTATGCGGCTTCCATCTTGGGTCCGCGCGAAGGATTGCTGTGGTTCGGCGCTGCCGTCATTGGGCTGGCGACATTGCTCGCCTGGCTGGTGGTGATGGAGACGCTGCCCTGGGCCCAGGCTGAGGTCAAACGCCACACCGCCGACACATCCGCGATAGTGCTTCACCCACGCTACCCGCCGGGCGTAAGCGAGCAACCATCGAGCAGCGAGATGTTCGTCCTGATGAGTTGGCGCGACCGCCGAATGGCCGCGCTCTGCCAGGCCGGGCTAGTGGAGAAGTTCGTTGACGCGCTGGTTTGGGCCTTGTTTCCCATCTACCTACACCAGCAGGGAGTGAGCCTGCCCGGCATTGGCTGGATAGTGGGGGTCTACGGCTTTACCTGGGGCGGCGCCCAGCTATTCACCGGTAAATTCTCGGACAAGGTAGGCCGTCAGCGCCTCAATGTCGGGGGTATGTGGGTGTGTGGCGCTGGCGTGGCCCTGCTGCCGCTAGGCAGCGGCTCGGTTTGGTGGAGCACCTCGGCCGCCGTGACCGGGCTGGGCATGGCGATGTTGTACCCCAATCTGAGCGCTGCGGTAGCCGACATCGCACACCCCAGTTGGCGGGCGTCCGCCATTGGCATCTACCGCTTCTGGCGCGACCTCGGGTATGGCATCGGCGCGCTCTGCCTGGGCGCAGCTGCGGCGCTCGGTGGCCGCGTCGAGAGTGCATTCTGGTTCGTCGCCATCGCGATGGGACTGTCTGGCCTTGTACTGTATCACTGGGGAGAGGAGACGCATCCGCGTCTCAACCCAGCAGGCTAA